From Granulicella sp. WH15, the proteins below share one genomic window:
- a CDS encoding TonB-dependent receptor, translated as MPIKTVLGTKIELSIAFVQKCASNATGALVIMLVFLLMGGMPARAQFDTASVLGTISDPDGAAVPSASVVLLSVTRGVTVTRQTDGSGNYEFTNVQPGEYSITVTAAGFEKTDTGRFTVNVGARQRVGLALKIGTNSQTVTVSGAATLLETDTSDRGETVQNREAVNLPLNGRAYADLSALVPGVRKSLLETLSVPSRDASYNVNGQNSMTNNFQLDGIDNNAYQSANQGYSNEAIIPSPDAVQEFKVETDNYSAEYGRAGGAIINATIRSGTNQFHGVAYDYLRNTVLNAYGPFIGNGVKPTLVQNQFGGAIGGPIKRDKLFFFADYEGLRVVNRAITTAVVPTAAQAQGIFTDASGNPIPLVNPITGAAYTNGKIPSSDQSPFAAKVLSILQSDAAPNAVVAAGGNNFVSTPANTTNVNKGDGRLDAYISPRSTAFARYSQDSWVYFLAPNIPGLAGGNSNGTLYAYTRQIAGGYNFTPTPSSILQLRLGLTWTTSGKAPINIGADNLLADFNIPNIPSDPSINGGLNSQAVTGYSQFGRQTTNPQFTNPYVANPKVNYSFLKGRNSFKVGGEYGFLNMAISDFHPQFGEDFYGGQFSRATATQATDAAHIQAYNLADFLVGARNSYQLNNLATIQYERRWYMGYVQDDYKFSDKLTFNLGLRYELVTPNWEKNNHLANFDPTTNTLVQASGGSLYNRSLINLDKKDLGPRFGFAYQVDPKTVIRGGYGIGYMHYFRFGGESTLGYNGPYIVDATINQTPPHQVSGATQSLCTSLTENPSTCFRTTQSGYQTNFASAQNFSTLAAQTRYIPRNFEAAYIQAYHLTVQRQLMSNTTLEVSYVGSHGVHVPVLTDFNQGATQPVSCNTGVGCLTQQQRRPISTFTNILTALPQGYLIYNSLQTKLERRYSNGLYLINSFTWSRAFNNASADLETYGGDGALVNRYNPTGDRGPSGYDQPLNDTLSIIADLPFGKGRMFGQSAPAWQQAVLGGWQLAAINVVTSGLPINLTYTPSAQNVVSSTSEVYSVRPNLVSTAKAVYAPKSHWVKTGSALSGTLLASQVSVPTPSQYFGNAGRNDLRGPAFGQLDLALHKSVPLWSDSSNIEFRIEAFNVLNATNFQYPDSSVTDGANFGTYTASSAYPSRQVQFALRLAF; from the coding sequence ATGCCGATCAAAACTGTCCTTGGAACGAAAATCGAACTGTCCATCGCGTTCGTCCAGAAGTGCGCTTCAAATGCAACCGGCGCTCTGGTCATCATGCTCGTGTTCCTGCTGATGGGTGGAATGCCCGCGCGGGCACAGTTCGACACCGCGAGCGTGCTCGGAACAATCAGTGATCCGGACGGAGCAGCGGTGCCATCCGCGTCCGTTGTTCTGCTCAGTGTGACAAGGGGCGTAACCGTCACACGGCAAACCGACGGAAGCGGTAACTACGAATTTACGAATGTCCAGCCGGGAGAGTACTCGATTACGGTTACCGCGGCTGGTTTTGAAAAAACGGACACCGGCCGGTTTACTGTGAACGTGGGTGCCAGGCAGCGTGTTGGGCTTGCGCTTAAGATTGGCACGAACTCACAGACAGTCACCGTCTCTGGAGCTGCCACTCTTCTTGAAACCGATACCAGCGATCGTGGTGAGACGGTGCAGAACCGTGAAGCGGTCAACTTGCCGCTAAACGGCCGCGCTTACGCCGATCTTTCAGCCCTTGTTCCGGGCGTGCGTAAATCGCTACTCGAAACGCTCTCGGTCCCGAGCCGCGATGCGTCCTATAACGTCAATGGCCAGAATTCAATGACCAACAACTTTCAGCTTGATGGTATCGACAACAATGCGTACCAGAGCGCGAACCAAGGCTATTCGAATGAGGCGATCATTCCGTCGCCTGATGCCGTGCAGGAGTTCAAGGTTGAGACCGACAATTACAGCGCCGAGTATGGCCGGGCTGGCGGCGCAATCATCAACGCGACGATTCGCAGTGGAACGAACCAGTTCCATGGAGTCGCCTATGACTACCTCCGCAATACCGTGCTCAACGCTTATGGCCCGTTTATCGGCAACGGAGTAAAGCCAACGTTGGTACAGAACCAGTTCGGTGGTGCGATTGGCGGCCCCATTAAGCGGGACAAGCTCTTCTTCTTCGCGGACTATGAGGGGCTGCGGGTCGTCAATCGAGCGATCACGACTGCAGTGGTCCCGACTGCGGCCCAGGCGCAGGGGATCTTCACGGATGCGAGCGGCAATCCCATTCCCTTGGTGAATCCAATCACCGGCGCGGCTTATACGAACGGAAAGATCCCGTCATCCGACCAAAGTCCGTTTGCGGCCAAGGTGCTGAGCATCCTTCAGTCGGACGCGGCTCCAAACGCAGTCGTCGCGGCGGGCGGCAACAATTTCGTCTCTACCCCTGCCAATACAACGAATGTGAACAAAGGTGATGGCCGCCTGGACGCGTACATCAGCCCGAGGTCGACCGCCTTCGCACGCTACAGCCAAGACTCGTGGGTCTACTTTCTGGCACCTAATATTCCGGGGCTCGCCGGAGGAAACAGCAATGGAACGCTCTATGCCTATACCCGGCAGATTGCGGGTGGTTATAACTTCACTCCCACGCCGAGTTCGATTCTGCAGCTCCGTCTTGGCCTTACCTGGACGACCAGCGGCAAAGCGCCGATCAACATTGGCGCAGACAATCTGCTCGCGGACTTCAACATCCCGAATATTCCGAGCGATCCGAGCATCAATGGTGGTCTAAACAGTCAGGCTGTCACCGGGTACTCTCAGTTTGGGCGTCAGACGACAAACCCGCAGTTTACGAATCCCTACGTCGCAAACCCCAAGGTCAACTACAGTTTCCTCAAAGGTCGCAACAGCTTCAAGGTGGGAGGGGAGTACGGGTTCCTCAATATGGCCATATCGGACTTCCACCCGCAGTTCGGTGAAGATTTCTATGGCGGTCAGTTCAGCCGTGCGACTGCGACCCAGGCGACCGACGCCGCACACATCCAGGCATACAACCTGGCTGACTTTCTGGTCGGCGCTCGCAACAGCTATCAGCTGAATAATCTTGCGACGATTCAGTACGAACGCCGCTGGTATATGGGTTATGTGCAGGATGACTATAAATTCAGCGATAAGTTGACATTCAATCTTGGACTGCGCTACGAGTTGGTGACGCCGAACTGGGAGAAGAACAACCATCTGGCGAACTTCGATCCAACGACTAATACGCTGGTCCAGGCTTCCGGAGGATCGCTGTACAACCGATCTCTGATCAATCTGGATAAGAAGGATCTGGGACCGCGCTTCGGATTCGCTTATCAGGTAGACCCGAAGACGGTGATCCGGGGCGGCTATGGCATCGGGTACATGCACTACTTCCGCTTCGGAGGAGAGAGCACGCTTGGCTACAACGGACCTTACATCGTGGATGCGACGATCAACCAGACTCCGCCGCACCAGGTGAGCGGCGCGACCCAGTCACTTTGCACTTCGCTCACCGAGAACCCCAGCACCTGCTTCCGTACGACGCAGTCGGGCTATCAGACGAACTTCGCCTCGGCGCAGAACTTCTCGACGCTGGCCGCGCAGACCCGCTATATCCCGCGTAACTTTGAGGCGGCTTACATCCAGGCATATCACCTCACGGTGCAGCGGCAGTTGATGAGCAACACCACTCTCGAGGTCTCCTACGTCGGCAGCCACGGGGTCCACGTTCCTGTTCTCACTGACTTCAACCAGGGTGCAACGCAGCCTGTCAGCTGCAACACCGGCGTTGGATGCTTGACGCAGCAGCAACGGCGGCCGATCTCCACCTTTACGAACATCCTGACTGCATTGCCCCAGGGATATCTGATCTACAATTCGCTGCAGACGAAGCTCGAGCGCCGTTACAGCAACGGACTCTATCTCATCAACTCATTCACCTGGTCACGCGCCTTCAACAATGCTTCTGCCGATCTTGAGACGTATGGTGGTGACGGCGCGCTGGTCAACCGCTACAATCCGACAGGAGATCGTGGCCCATCCGGTTACGATCAGCCGTTGAACGACACCTTGTCCATCATTGCGGACCTGCCCTTCGGGAAGGGAAGAATGTTCGGTCAGAGTGCTCCAGCGTGGCAGCAGGCTGTGCTGGGAGGCTGGCAGCTCGCGGCGATCAATGTGGTCACGAGCGGTCTGCCGATCAACCTGACCTACACCCCCTCCGCTCAAAATGTGGTATCCAGCACCAGCGAGGTCTATTCTGTCCGTCCGAACCTCGTCAGCACTGCGAAGGCGGTGTATGCGCCGAAGTCTCACTGGGTGAAGACGGGGAGCGCACTCAGCGGAACTTTGCTCGCCAGTCAGGTCAGTGTTCCGACACCAAGCCAGTACTTTGGCAATGCGGGACGCAACGATCTGCGCGGGCCTGCATTTGGACAGCTTGATCTAGCATTGCACAAGTCCGTTCCGCTCTGGTCGGATTCGAGCAACATCGAGTTCCGCATTGAGGCCTTCAATGTCCTGAATGCAACCAACTTCCAGTATCCTGACAGCTCAGTCACCGATGGCGCTAACTTCGGTACCTACACCGCTTCGAGTGCCTATCCATCACGTCAGGTGCAGTTCGCTCTGCGACTCGCATTCTGA
- a CDS encoding glycerophosphodiester phosphodiesterase family protein produces MINRRILLAIALVLSLPKPSVAEDVKRGSVSSLFAFSNEGIAVVAHRGCHDPAPKHGFGYAPENSLLGLERCVVMGVDMMETDVHMTADGYLVMIHDESVDRTTDGHGIISTMTLAEVRKLHLRQNLGGYAEPLTDEHVPTLDEMLKAAKGRITLNLDVKAPIYAEVVDAVLRAGAADLVTVKTRAGIASPALAAIAPFNKVPFVPVLNAKGSDIVAVAERQAANAKPVAFELPHMQSEDVPKIAAVGRQHGIKLFNNTLGDGSCIGIGGDNDALKDPDAVWGWLYRNGISIFQTDRPEALLEFRAAMHK; encoded by the coding sequence GTGATCAATCGCCGCATACTTCTCGCAATAGCACTCGTCCTTTCTCTTCCTAAGCCGTCCGTTGCTGAGGACGTCAAGCGAGGTTCTGTCAGTAGCCTTTTTGCCTTTTCAAATGAAGGCATTGCTGTGGTCGCTCATCGTGGCTGCCATGATCCCGCGCCAAAGCATGGTTTTGGCTACGCCCCTGAAAACTCTCTACTGGGGTTGGAGCGCTGTGTCGTCATGGGCGTGGACATGATGGAGACGGATGTCCACATGACCGCTGACGGCTACCTTGTCATGATCCATGACGAAAGTGTTGATCGAACCACTGATGGCCATGGCATTATTTCGACGATGACGCTGGCCGAAGTTCGCAAGCTGCATCTGCGTCAAAATTTGGGTGGCTATGCGGAACCGCTGACCGACGAGCACGTACCCACCCTGGACGAGATGCTCAAGGCAGCCAAGGGGCGCATTACCCTCAATCTTGATGTAAAGGCCCCGATCTACGCCGAAGTTGTCGACGCGGTTCTGCGTGCAGGAGCCGCCGATCTCGTCACGGTCAAGACGCGAGCAGGTATCGCCAGCCCTGCACTGGCCGCCATCGCTCCGTTCAACAAGGTGCCATTTGTGCCGGTACTTAACGCAAAAGGCAGTGATATCGTGGCGGTGGCAGAGCGGCAAGCGGCCAATGCCAAACCTGTGGCCTTCGAGTTGCCGCACATGCAGTCGGAGGATGTACCGAAGATCGCTGCAGTGGGACGGCAGCACGGAATCAAGCTCTTCAACAACACATTAGGTGATGGTTCCTGCATCGGCATCGGCGGCGACAATGACGCGCTGAAAGACCCGGACGCCGTATGGGGATGGCTGTATCGCAATGGAATTTCCATCTTCCAGACCGATCGTCCCGAAGCATTGCTCGAATTTCGAGCCGCGATGCACAAATAG
- a CDS encoding glycoside hydrolase family 38 C-terminal domain-containing protein, giving the protein MRKRRPHSFSARVLRRSGHRACFYVPLSLALAATATRAQTMQAPDITKTPTLYVVPYAHLDTQWRWEFPQVISEYLLKTMRVNFDYMDKYPHYVFNWTGSNRYRLMKEYYPDDYARLKGYVAKGQWFPAGSSVEEGDVNLPTAEGIFRQVLYGNTYYRHEFGKASNEYMLPDCFGFPASLPAILAHAGVKGFSTQKLNSQWQPAPRIGGANSPEQTPEGIPFNVGVWVGPDGSRLVSALNPSDYNHNVNTDLTRNDAPITFPTISQTELDALTSRQKRSLQRIRNQKEPNWPERIGLNGKVTGLFADYEYVGTGDIGGAAEETSIKLLEAIVQKEQISLPALPDFVKAPPMPPVRVGMGPVHVVVSAADQMFNDIKPDETERMPTYQGDLELINHSAGSLTSQAYHKRWVAKNELLADAAEKASLAAAWMGAQPYPQKRLNDAWTLALGGHFHDTAAGTATPRSYEFAWNDDVLTANQFAGVFTSATESVSSALDTSGPGTPLVLFNALNIAREDVVEVALPSSMQSSGTMHVVSSTGEQIPAQTADGKVLFVAKLPSVGYAVYHLVPGAASRTSDELKVTSSSLENSRYRVQLNSDGDVASIFDKSLKKELLAAPIRLALSHDTPQQWPAWNMDFDQEQAAPRAYVSGPAKIRVKENGPVRVSIEVVRESEGSRYAQTISLAAGDSGNRVEFANVIDWRGKEENLKASFPLTASNPNATYNEDVGTLQRPNAMERQFEVLSHRWIDLTDKSGSYGVTLLTDDKNGSDKRNDNTIRLTLLRSPGISAKGASYTDQANQDWGHHEFTFGLAGHANGWREAQTDWQAYRLNDPVRAFYTASHPGSLGKQFSLLHLDNSRIRVLALKKAEDSDELVLRMVELDGKSAPGVHVRFAAGINSAREINAQEQPLGEATVTGGELVTSFGGYQPKTFALRLTTPPATVSAIASKPVPLPYDLATATNDDSETKGGGFDGKGDAYPAEMLPEQLSYDGVEFQLTRAATGTPNAVAANGQSVALPVGDFNRVYILAAGDGDQQAQFHIGGKAVTLNVENWGGFIGQWDTRLWKGTPESWAISAHHAVWPPANLDQSEAERPSPHFPEDYLGLREGFIKPASVAWYASHHHTAAGLNDPYAYSYLFAYTLDLPPGVRQLTLPNNSKVRILAVSVAHNGPTVAPAQPLFDTLQHTLEPKTSTK; this is encoded by the coding sequence ATGAGGAAGAGGCGGCCACATAGCTTCTCGGCAAGAGTATTACGACGCAGCGGCCATCGCGCGTGTTTTTATGTCCCTCTTTCGCTGGCGCTTGCCGCAACCGCAACCCGGGCTCAGACGATGCAAGCGCCCGACATCACCAAGACGCCTACGCTGTATGTCGTTCCCTACGCTCACCTCGACACGCAGTGGCGCTGGGAGTTTCCGCAGGTCATCAGCGAATATCTCTTGAAGACCATGCGCGTCAACTTCGACTACATGGATAAGTATCCGCACTACGTCTTCAACTGGACCGGCTCCAATCGCTACCGGCTCATGAAGGAGTACTACCCGGACGACTATGCCCGCCTCAAAGGATACGTCGCCAAAGGCCAGTGGTTCCCGGCAGGTTCGTCGGTCGAAGAGGGCGATGTCAACCTGCCCACGGCGGAGGGTATCTTTCGCCAGGTGCTCTACGGCAATACCTACTATCGGCATGAGTTCGGCAAAGCCAGCAACGAGTACATGCTGCCTGACTGCTTCGGCTTCCCCGCCTCGCTTCCAGCCATATTGGCACACGCAGGCGTAAAGGGCTTTTCGACCCAGAAGCTGAACTCCCAATGGCAGCCTGCGCCCCGCATCGGCGGAGCGAACTCGCCGGAACAGACGCCCGAGGGCATTCCCTTCAATGTTGGCGTCTGGGTTGGTCCGGATGGCAGCCGTCTGGTGTCTGCGCTTAACCCCAGCGATTACAACCACAACGTCAACACGGACCTGACCCGTAACGACGCCCCGATTACCTTCCCCACTATTTCGCAGACCGAGCTAGATGCGCTCACCTCAAGGCAAAAGCGCTCTCTCCAGCGGATAAGAAACCAGAAGGAGCCGAATTGGCCTGAGCGTATCGGTCTGAACGGCAAAGTAACCGGGCTGTTCGCCGACTACGAGTACGTGGGCACTGGCGATATCGGAGGCGCCGCCGAGGAGACCTCCATCAAGCTTCTGGAGGCTATCGTTCAGAAGGAGCAGATCAGCCTGCCGGCGCTTCCGGACTTCGTGAAGGCGCCACCCATGCCGCCCGTTCGTGTTGGCATGGGCCCTGTCCACGTTGTCGTATCGGCCGCCGATCAGATGTTCAACGACATCAAGCCCGATGAGACAGAGCGTATGCCAACGTACCAGGGCGATCTGGAGCTGATCAATCACTCGGCCGGTTCGCTCACCTCGCAGGCCTACCATAAACGCTGGGTGGCGAAGAACGAGCTGCTTGCCGATGCCGCGGAGAAGGCCTCACTGGCCGCTGCATGGATGGGCGCTCAGCCCTACCCGCAAAAACGCCTGAACGATGCCTGGACCCTTGCCCTTGGCGGCCACTTCCACGACACAGCCGCGGGGACTGCCACACCGCGCTCCTACGAGTTCGCCTGGAATGATGACGTTCTCACCGCGAACCAGTTTGCGGGCGTCTTTACCAGTGCCACGGAGTCGGTCAGTTCGGCGCTCGACACGAGCGGTCCCGGTACGCCGCTTGTGCTCTTCAACGCGTTGAACATCGCCCGCGAGGACGTAGTGGAAGTCGCTCTTCCCTCTTCCATGCAAAGCTCCGGAACGATGCACGTCGTATCTTCCACTGGGGAGCAGATACCAGCGCAGACCGCGGACGGCAAGGTGCTCTTCGTCGCCAAGCTGCCCTCTGTTGGCTATGCGGTATACCATCTTGTGCCCGGCGCTGCCTCAAGAACGAGCGACGAATTGAAGGTAACGAGTTCTTCGCTTGAGAACTCGCGATACCGTGTGCAGCTTAACTCCGATGGCGACGTCGCAAGCATCTTTGATAAAAGCCTGAAGAAGGAGCTGCTCGCGGCTCCTATCCGTCTCGCGCTGTCCCACGACACCCCGCAGCAATGGCCCGCGTGGAACATGGACTTCGACCAGGAGCAGGCCGCGCCGCGCGCTTATGTGAGTGGACCTGCCAAGATCCGCGTGAAAGAGAACGGCCCTGTTCGCGTCTCGATCGAGGTCGTCCGCGAGAGCGAGGGTTCCAGGTATGCGCAGACGATCAGCCTGGCGGCGGGTGATTCCGGCAATCGTGTCGAGTTCGCAAATGTCATCGACTGGCGTGGCAAAGAAGAGAACCTGAAGGCATCTTTCCCTCTCACAGCCTCTAACCCCAATGCAACCTATAACGAGGACGTCGGCACGCTCCAACGCCCCAACGCGATGGAGCGGCAGTTCGAGGTTCTTTCGCATCGCTGGATCGATCTGACGGATAAGAGCGGCAGCTATGGGGTCACCCTTCTGACTGACGATAAGAATGGCTCAGACAAGCGGAACGACAACACCATTCGCCTTACCCTGCTGCGCTCGCCCGGCATTAGCGCCAAGGGCGCCTCATACACTGATCAGGCCAATCAAGACTGGGGGCATCACGAGTTCACCTTCGGTCTTGCCGGACACGCAAACGGCTGGCGCGAAGCACAGACAGACTGGCAGGCATACCGGCTGAACGACCCGGTGCGGGCCTTCTACACCGCCAGCCATCCAGGCTCCCTCGGTAAGCAGTTCTCGCTCCTGCACCTCGACAACTCTCGTATTCGCGTCCTCGCTCTCAAGAAGGCGGAGGACAGCGATGAACTCGTGCTGCGCATGGTCGAGTTGGACGGCAAATCTGCACCCGGCGTCCATGTCCGCTTTGCTGCGGGCATCAACTCCGCACGCGAGATCAACGCCCAGGAGCAGCCGCTCGGTGAAGCGACGGTCACCGGCGGTGAGTTAGTCACCTCTTTCGGCGGCTATCAGCCGAAAACCTTTGCGTTGCGCCTGACCACACCGCCTGCCACTGTCTCCGCGATTGCCTCGAAGCCGGTACCGCTTCCCTACGACCTCGCCACAGCGACGAACGACGATAGCGAAACCAAGGGCGGTGGCTTTGACGGCAAGGGCGACGCCTATCCGGCGGAGATGCTTCCAGAGCAACTCTCTTACGACGGCGTAGAGTTCCAACTCACACGCGCCGCCACTGGCACACCCAATGCAGTCGCCGCCAATGGCCAGAGCGTTGCATTGCCGGTTGGCGACTTCAACCGCGTCTACATCCTCGCCGCTGGCGACGGCGACCAGCAGGCCCAGTTCCACATCGGAGGCAAAGCCGTCACGCTCAACGTGGAGAACTGGGGAGGCTTCATCGGCCAGTGGGACACTCGTCTCTGGAAGGGCACGCCGGAGAGCTGGGCAATATCGGCCCATCATGCCGTCTGGCCTCCCGCAAACCTGGATCAGAGTGAAGCGGAGCGGCCTTCGCCGCACTTCCCCGAGGATTATCTTGGGCTGCGGGAGGGCTTCATCAAACCGGCTTCCGTCGCCTGGTATGCCTCGCACCACCATACAGCGGCGGGCCTCAACGATCCCTATGCGTATTCCTATCTCTTCGCATATACGTTGGACCTGCCACCCGGAGTTCGACAACTGACGCTTCCCAATAACAGCAAGGTGCGCATACTCGCCGTTTCGGTCGCGCACAACGGCCCCACGGTCGCTCCGGCACAGCCCCTATTCGACACGCTCCAGCATACCTTGGAGCCGAAAACGTCAACGAAGTAG
- a CDS encoding LacI family DNA-binding transcriptional regulator, which produces MKRQHTERVPTIREVAKLARVGLMTVSRVINHHPSVRPATRKKVELAIAALGYQQNEAARLLKGQRARMIGLIVPDLSDSFFASCAHTVQHMARQHDLMTLIVASERDADLEVQQAELMASRMVSGLLIVSSTRQGDERLGRLQSSGLPIVAFDRPLPGLETDSVVIENRAGAQEAVEHLIAHGHKHIACAGYDQEVYTIYERIQGYQYGMQKATLKPQIGLGLLTLDDVRSWLGKVLTGKNAPTAIFALNHRTSIFVLQALTERNIKIPEQVALAGFDDFDLSSVIRPALTTVAQSPVELAQRAMGLLLQRIHALQAQTTSAKKMDQNTTPAKIVLPARLIVRQSCGSHPINMKT; this is translated from the coding sequence GTGAAGCGACAACACACAGAGCGTGTTCCCACGATTCGCGAAGTAGCGAAGCTGGCACGCGTCGGATTGATGACAGTATCGCGGGTTATCAATCATCACCCCTCCGTCCGACCGGCGACACGCAAGAAGGTAGAATTGGCAATTGCCGCGCTCGGATACCAACAGAACGAAGCCGCGCGGTTGCTGAAGGGGCAGCGGGCACGCATGATCGGCCTGATCGTGCCCGACCTGTCGGATAGTTTTTTCGCCTCCTGCGCGCATACCGTACAACACATGGCACGGCAGCACGATCTGATGACGTTGATCGTTGCCTCCGAGCGAGATGCCGACCTTGAGGTTCAGCAAGCGGAGCTGATGGCAAGCCGTATGGTCTCGGGGTTGTTGATCGTCAGCTCCACCAGGCAGGGAGATGAGCGCCTGGGCCGGTTGCAGAGCTCCGGTCTACCGATCGTCGCCTTTGATCGCCCCCTGCCCGGCCTGGAAACGGACTCCGTCGTTATAGAGAATCGCGCAGGCGCACAGGAGGCAGTCGAACACCTGATCGCGCATGGCCACAAACATATCGCCTGCGCCGGTTACGACCAGGAGGTCTACACCATATACGAGCGCATTCAGGGCTACCAATATGGGATGCAGAAAGCAACGCTGAAGCCGCAGATCGGACTAGGGCTCCTGACCCTTGACGACGTGCGGAGCTGGCTCGGCAAGGTGCTCACCGGGAAGAACGCGCCCACGGCAATCTTTGCGCTGAATCATCGGACATCCATATTCGTTCTGCAGGCGCTCACCGAACGCAATATCAAGATTCCGGAACAGGTCGCCCTGGCGGGCTTTGACGATTTCGATCTGTCCAGCGTCATTCGGCCCGCGCTTACGACCGTGGCACAGTCCCCTGTTGAGCTTGCGCAACGTGCTATGGGCCTGCTTCTCCAGCGCATCCATGCTCTTCAGGCACAGACGACTTCCGCGAAGAAGATGGACCAGAACACGACTCCAGCCAAGATCGTCCTGCCCGCTCGTCTGATTGTGCGTCAGTCCTGCGGCAGCCATCCGATCAACATGAAGACTTGA
- a CDS encoding Dyp-type peroxidase, with amino-acid sequence MDTPSELNEVVLPQNVVGPLTRSAIFLVLRIRQDEDAYTSLREFCAGLSGLIRAVEFRDVEAGLTCVAGFGSDAWDKLFGVPRPAELHPFREIHSGGRHAVSTPGDILFHIRAKRMDLCFELATQIMNSIGDVVSVADEVHGFRYFDDRDVMGFVDGTENPRGDVAREAAIVGGEDPAFAGGSYVIVQKYLHDLKAWNTLPVEMQEKIIGRRKLSDVELSDADKPAYAHNALTNIEENGRQLQILRDNMPFGRPGHGEFGTYFIGYSRTPRITETMLENMFIGRPPGTYDRLLDFSHPVTGSLFFVPTGTFLDNVSTDAPTVSQSAETSSAEPPSSAPASKPVAGYDTSLKIGSLKGEKDE; translated from the coding sequence ATGGATACTCCCAGCGAGCTTAACGAGGTTGTTCTTCCGCAGAATGTGGTTGGTCCGCTCACGCGGTCGGCGATCTTTCTGGTGCTGCGAATCCGTCAGGACGAGGATGCTTACACGAGTCTGCGCGAGTTTTGTGCAGGGCTCTCCGGGTTGATTCGCGCGGTGGAGTTTCGCGATGTAGAGGCTGGCCTTACCTGCGTTGCCGGATTCGGATCGGATGCCTGGGACAAGCTCTTCGGAGTGCCGCGTCCTGCCGAGCTTCATCCTTTCAGGGAGATTCATTCCGGAGGACGACATGCCGTCTCCACACCGGGAGACATTCTCTTCCACATTCGTGCCAAACGCATGGATCTGTGCTTCGAACTGGCCACGCAGATCATGAATAGCATTGGGGATGTGGTCTCCGTGGCCGACGAGGTGCATGGCTTCCGCTATTTCGATGATCGCGATGTAATGGGGTTCGTCGATGGCACGGAGAATCCGCGAGGAGATGTCGCGCGCGAGGCGGCCATTGTCGGCGGTGAAGATCCGGCCTTTGCAGGCGGCAGCTATGTCATCGTCCAGAAGTATCTTCACGACTTGAAGGCGTGGAATACGCTTCCAGTGGAGATGCAGGAAAAGATCATCGGTCGTCGAAAGCTCTCGGACGTGGAGTTGAGCGACGCGGACAAGCCTGCCTATGCTCACAATGCGCTCACGAATATCGAAGAGAACGGGCGTCAACTGCAGATCCTGAGGGACAACATGCCTTTCGGGCGTCCGGGCCATGGCGAGTTTGGAACATACTTTATCGGCTACAGCCGCACGCCACGGATCACAGAGACCATGCTCGAGAACATGTTCATCGGGCGTCCGCCCGGAACATATGACCGTCTGCTCGACTTCAGCCACCCCGTGACGGGTAGTCTGTTCTTCGTGCCTACAGGGACATTTCTCGACAATGTTTCCACCGATGCACCGACCGTCTCACAGAGCGCAGAAACTTCATCAGCCGAGCCACCTTCGTCCGCGCCCGCATCCAAGCCGGTTGCCGGATACGACACATCACTCAAGATAGGATCACTCAAGGGAGAGAAAGATGAATAA
- a CDS encoding family 1 encapsulin nanocompartment shell protein, with amino-acid sequence MNNLHRELAPISDSAWAQIEEETTRTLKRYLAGRRIVDVPSPEGIALPGVGTGHLKSISAPAEGILARQREVKPLVELRVPFELSRQTIDDVERGSDDSDWQPAKDAAKKLAFAEDRAIFNGYQDAGIQGIREGTSNPIETLPADVRDYPDAVAHALSQLRLVGVNGPYSVVLGADEYTALAETRDHGYPVLEHVKRIVDGNLIWAPAIEGAFVLTTRGGDFELNIGQDVSIGYLSHTDSAVQLYLQESFVFRVLTTEAGVALSPSQKTSQDK; translated from the coding sequence ATGAATAACCTCCACCGGGAACTTGCACCGATTTCTGACTCAGCATGGGCGCAGATTGAGGAAGAGACAACCAGAACTCTGAAGCGTTATCTGGCCGGACGACGTATCGTGGATGTTCCTTCGCCGGAAGGGATCGCTTTGCCCGGAGTTGGGACGGGGCATCTTAAGTCAATCTCCGCTCCGGCAGAGGGTATCCTCGCAAGGCAACGCGAGGTGAAGCCGCTGGTAGAGCTGCGGGTTCCGTTTGAGCTGTCGCGTCAGACCATCGACGATGTGGAACGCGGTTCCGACGACTCCGACTGGCAGCCTGCGAAGGACGCCGCGAAGAAGCTGGCCTTTGCGGAAGATCGGGCGATCTTCAACGGATACCAGGACGCGGGTATCCAGGGTATTCGGGAGGGTACCAGCAATCCCATCGAGACTCTGCCTGCGGATGTGCGGGATTATCCGGATGCGGTTGCCCATGCGCTGAGCCAACTGCGGCTGGTGGGCGTCAATGGACCCTACTCGGTGGTGCTGGGTGCCGACGAATATACTGCGCTCGCCGAAACCCGCGATCACGGATATCCCGTGCTTGAGCACGTAAAGCGCATCGTGGATGGCAACCTGATATGGGCACCTGCGATTGAAGGCGCGTTTGTTCTGACAACCCGGGGTGGTGACTTCGAACTCAACATCGGGCAGGATGTTTCGATCGGCTATCTCAGCCATACCGATTCTGCCGTACAACTGTATCTTCAGGAGTCGTTCGTCTTCCGGGTGCTCACTACCGAAGCTGGGGTTGCGTTATCGCCGTCACAAAAAACTTCTCAAGATAAGTAA